GTTTTCACACAAAAATCAAAAGCTAAACCTCCAACAAGAACTAAATCAACTTTTTGTTCGCGTAAATACTCAAGTACTCCAGTTGAAAGCTGTTCGACAATATCGTGGTAACAAGCGCCGTACGGATGAATGTCCGGCTCCATACCTTTCCAAATAAAGTAATCATAATCAGTCACAACTGGTAAACCATCTAATAATTCAAAACCTTTTGTACCTGGTTCACAGTGCCTTACCCAAGTACGGTCTGCATTTGGATATTCGAGTTTAGCCAGCATTTCGTCTTTGGAATCAACTACCCATACAGCATTTTGCGGATGCGCATCTTTACTACCAATTCGAATAGAAGCAAGGCTTGCCATAAAATTAAGTTCTGGCACAATTTTGTCTCCGCCCGAAACCGGTAATTCATCGGGACAAAGCGGTGTAAAGCCTTTTTGTGCATCAATATCAAAAGCGGCAATTTTCATTTAATTTTCCTCCAAGTTTTTATACGTTAGTTGTGCAAACTGGCCGAAACGAGTTACTTCTTCCAGCTCTAGCGCGTGCTCTCTATCTTCTTCAAAGAGCGGAATTCCTTTTCCTAAAATAATCGGCGCAATCGTTATCACAAAGCGATCTATCGCCTTCTCTTTTAAAAATTGTTGCACTAATTTCGCGCCACCAACAAGCCAGATTTTTTCACCATCAATGTTATTTAACCAGGTATCAACAGTGCCGGCAACAAAGTCAGCGTATTCGTCTTTTGTCCCAGCTTTCGTGTTGGAAAAAACGTAGACATCTTTTTTACTGTAAGGGAACGTGTCCGTAAGCGAGAAAATTTGTTGATACGTCGTCCGTCCCATGACAACTGTATCTACGTTGTCAAAGAAAGCTTCATAACCTGCATCCCCTTCACTATCAATAGATTCTAACCATTCGACACTTCCGTTTTCATCTGCAATGTAACCGTCCAAGCTAACTGCGATATATAGCGCAACTTGTTTTTCACTCATCATTACTCCAATCCTTTCACTACTAATTTTCCAATCATTTTTCCGGATGAGATAATTTTGTGAGCTTCTTCTATTGTCGCCGCGTTCACGGGTGATAAAACTTGATTTAATGTCGTTGTTAATTCGCCCGCATCTAACATTTGTGCCGCTTCCGTTAAAATCTCATGCTGCTTAATTTTATCTTCTGTATTATATTTCGAGCGAGTAAACATGAATTCATAGCTGAAAGTAGCACTCTTGTCTTTTAAAAGAGTCATTTTCACTGGCTCTGCAAGTTCTACAATAGAGCAAATTTTCCCTTGTGGGCGAATCACTTCTTGCATCACGTCCCAGTGAGCGTTAGTGTTATGCAAACATAAAATAAAATCAACACTCTGCTCAAATCCAAGTTCATTCAGTTGTTTTGGGATATTTTCTCGGTGATTGATAACATAGTTCGCACCGTGCTTCTTGGTCCATTCTATTGTTTCTGCGCGCGATGCAGTGGCAATGACTTCAAGGCCAGCGTTCGCAGCCAACTGAGTCGCAATGGAACCAACACCACCAGCTCCATTAATAATTAAAATCGCTTTTCCTTTGTCATTTTCCGTAATTCCTAAACGTTCAAAGAGTGCTTCCCACGCTGTAATAGTGGTCAGTGGCATCGCAGCAGCTTCCTCTACGGTTAATTTCTGTGGTTTCAAACCAACTAACCGTTCATCAATTAAAGTGAATTCTGCATACGCTCCGGGCCTTGTGACGTCACCAGCGAAATAAACGTCTTGGCCAGTTTTAAATAAAGTAACATCACTCCCAGTATCGACAACCTCTCCAACTGCATCCCAGCCTAAAATTCGAACTTCTTCTCCGGATAGCTTAGTTGCTTCAAGTTGCTTAGTATCTACTGGATTGATGGAAATAGCTTTAATTTTCACTAGTAAATCATGACTTCCTGGTACTGGTTGGTCAATTTCTATATCCACGAAACCCGTTGACGCTTTTGTTAATCCTACAGCTTTCATTTGACAACACCTCTCGTTTCCTTTTCCCGAATTTCTTAAAATAATGCACATTTAGATAAAAAAGCCTTCTCAAATTCACTGAGAAGGCTTTAAAACTTATTTTTCGTCAAGCAGTTCACTATCTTTGAATTTCATTTTCGCATGACAGGCCGGGCATTTGATTTTCAACTTGCCGCCGTGTGAATGAGTATGGTCGCTATCTTCTTTTGTGGAAAGAAGCATTTTGCTAGCTTTTTTTAGTAGTGGGATAGCGATAATAACACCGATGATTGTGAACATTGCTAGAACCCCGATAAATACTAAGGTTACGGCAACTACAGCGATAAAAGTTTTTTTCAAAAAATGACCTAAATCAACTTGTTCTTCCATCTAAACCAACTCCTCTAATTGATACGTTCATCATATCATGAAGTGGCATTAATTGCAGTGATGATGGTGAGCATGATTTCCTTCAAGTTGAATCGTACTGTGTTCCAATGAGAAATTCTCTTGCAAATAATGCTCGATATCTGCCAAAATTTTATCTCGGTCAGCATCTTCACATACGGTCAAATGAGCTGTAAGAGCATTGAAATCCGAAGTAATCGCCCACACATGTAAATCATGCACTTCCTTCACACCATCTTGTTGTTGGAAGAATGTCTTGATTTCTTCTGTATCCACATTCGCCGGTTTTCCTTCCATCAAAATATGAATCGCATCTTTCAGCACACGCCAACCACTAACTAAGATAAGCGCCGCAACGATAACACTGGCGATTGGATCGGCGATATTCCAGCCTAGGAAAATAATTAGTAATGCAGCAATAATCGCGCCTACAGAACCAAGCAAATCTCCAAGTACATGCAAGAAGGCACTACGCATATTCAAATTCTCGCTAGTATCACCTTTCATTAAAATCCAAGCGACTAAAATGTTGACCAGTAACCCAATAACAGAAATGGTCATCATCCCTGCGCCAATTACTTGTGGCGGATCAAAGAAGCGACCAATTGCTTCATAAAATATGAAAACAGAAATCCCAACGAGCGTTAACCCATTTAAAAATGCTGCTAAAATTTCAAATCGTTTATAGCCATATGTTTTATCCGAACTGGCTGCTTTTTCGCCAAATTTGAACGCCGCTAAACTCAAACCAAGCGCCACTGCGTCAGATAGCATATGCCCCGCATCAGAAAGCAGCGCCAAACTATTGGTCATAATTCCACCAATAACTTCCACTATCATAAATGTAGCGATTAAGATAAAACTGATAAATAATGATTTTTTGTTGGCATTATGCGCATGGTTATGATTGTGTCCATGAGCATGATCGTGGTTATGTGCCATGTGATTACTTCCCCTCTGTAAGTAGCTAATTTCTTTATATGCATATGTTAGCATATATACATTTTAAGTGCAACCATTCTTATAAAAAAAGAAGCTGATCCTCAAAAACCAGATCTAAAAATCTCACTTTTGAGGATCAGCTTCCTATTATCTACCCATTCTTTTTCTTATAAAATTTCTTCTTGCATAAACAATCCTAGTCCACCAATATCATGATGCTTTGCGATTTTATCCGCTTTTTCTAAAGCTAGCGGAATGCCATTTTCCATCGCTACGCCAATTTCGGCTAATTCAATCATACCGACATCATTTTCATTATCACCAAAAGCAATTGTTGAATCCAGGTCAATATAGCCGTTATCCGCCAAATAAGTTAGGCCTTTCGCTTTATCAATACCCTCATTCATAATATCAATTAAATTCGAAGCCGATGCAAGTACAGAAAGTGGCAACCCTTCAAGAGCCGCTTTGATTTCTGCTCGTTTTTCTAAGTCCGATTCAATGACAAGTACTTTTAGCGGAAATTCACCTTCGCGAAGCACACTAAAAGGATCTGTTGTTAACGTAATTGGCACCTGTTCGTTTTCTGGTAAAGTTTTATTCAATTCATTAAAAAAGGCGATTTTACCAGTATTGGTTGGTCCAAGAATTCGTTCCGTTGTATAAATATGATAATTCACCCCAAGTGGCTCAAGCGTCTCTAAGATAGTATGTACTAGATCCAGCTCGATATTACTTTTATATAAAATTTCTCCTGTCGTAAAATCGCGTACCAATCCGCCATTACAGGAAATGACTGGTGTTTTAATTTTCAGTTCGTGAATAAATGGTAAAATTGCTAAATCCAAACGACCTGTCGCTAGGAATAATTTTTTACCGCCAGCTTGCCAATCCATTAATACTTCTTTGTTTAAAGGATGAATTTGATCTCCTTTTTTTACAAGTAATGTACCGTCCATATCTGTAATAACTGTGTCAATTGCTAGATTTGCCAATAGTTTTCGCACCTTTCTAAAATTCCGTCATTATGTACCTCGATTATAGACGAGTTTTACATGATTGTCACGTCGATTTTTGGTATAATAAGTTGGAATGGAGGAAGATACTTAGTGAAGAAATATTTTATTACTATCATGATTTTACTTTTTGGCGCGCTTATTCTTTCTGCATGCCAAAATGATGAGGCCGAGAGCAGCGAGCCTCCTAAAGTAGATTTAAAAGACCAAATACCAATTATTCTAATTCATGGCAGCGGCGGCGATACGCATTCTCTTGATGAAATGGCTGATCAGCTGATGAATGAATATAAAACCTCTAACGAAGCGATGGCGATGTCTATTAACTCAGACGGCGACATTACTTTCCAAGGAGAATTAACCAAAGATGCCAAACGTCCCATTATAAAATTTGCGTTCGACCAAAACCAAGCAACTCCAGATGATTGGTCTAAATGGTTGAAAATTGCTATGACTGACTTGAAATCCCGCTATGGTTTCACACAAATGGATGGTGTCGGTCATTCCAACGGCGGATTGGCTTTGACTTATTTTGCTGAAGATTACCCTTCTGACAAAGAGGTGCCAACATTGCGTAAATTAGTAGCAATCGGCTCACCTTTTAATGATTTAGATCCAAACGATAACGGAAAAGACCTCGCTTTCAAAACATTACCAAATAGTACACCACAATTAGATTATTTCATGGAAAAACAAACGGATATAAACCCTAATTTAGAAGTACTCGCTATCGCAGGTGAATTAAGTGAAGATAATCCAACCGACGGAATCGTACCAACAAACAGTTCTCTAGCAACGAGACTTTTTGTCGCAGGGAACGCAAAAGCCTATATAGAAGATGTTCAGGTTGGCGAGAGCGCTGTCCATCAAACATTACACGAAACACCTAAAAGCATTGAAAAAACGCATTGGTTTTTAGAAGAATTCAAAACGGATGAAACAGTTATCCAGTTAGATTACAAATAGGAGGAATAGCAGTTGATACACATAGAGGCGAAAATCCAAGTGAAACCAGATTTTATAGAATCATTTTTAAAAGAAGTGGAGCTAGTCATCCAAGGTTCGCTTTCAGAAGCCGGAAACCATGGCTATGAATTAGTTCGTTCTGTGAAAACCCCATCTACCTTCTATCTCTTAGAAAAATGGGCAGATGAAGCTGCTATTCAATTCCATAATTCAACAGAGCATTATAAACGTTTTAAACGGGAAATTCCTGCATTTTTAGCAAGCCCGACCGAAGTGGATGTGCTCACTAAAAACAAAAAATGATTTTACAAAAAAAGATGGCTCTCTATTTTCATAGAGGCCATCTTTTTTTATTTGCTATACGATTTTTTGAAAATACGTAAGGATACACCTACAAGTAATAGCCCTGCTAACAAGTAAAGCATATTTTGGCTGTCACCTGTTGCCGGGTGTTTGCCTGTTTGGCTCTTCTTGTTTTGATCTTTAGCTTTATTATTTGTATTTGCTGGTGGATCCGATAAACCGCCATTATTATTTTCGGTTACAGTAGTACCGCCACCTGTTTGCGGGTCATTATTTACAATCTTGCTAAATTGCGCATATAAAGTGATCCCTGCTGCCGGCATTTTGTTTGTTGCGAAGTTCCATTTGTTTCCGCCTGTTTTCGCATCATACCAACCGTCGAAAGTATAACCATCTTTTGTTGGTGCTGCTGGTTCAGTGATGAAACCTTCCACCACAATAGCTTCTGTTGTTTGAACATCGTCTATATCAAAAACAACATTAGCTAAAATAGGCGTAGGTTTTGGAGTAATACGAACCGTTACTTGAACTGGTTTTGCATCTACGTCATCTGAATTAACAGATTTCAGTGTTACTGTATAATCACCAGCTTCATTCAATTTTACAACTGTTCCGAAATCACTTGTAATAACAGAACCATCATTCGTTGAAGCTTGAATATTTTTCAGAAAATCAGCTTCTGTCACTTCAGCAAATACCATATAGCTTATTTCCGGATTAGCTGTAATAACTGGGGCAAGCGCCTTATTAATGTGAACTTTTACTTTCACTGGTTCCGCTTCAAAGCCTGCACTGTTTTTCGCATTTAATGTTACTTCATAAGTTCCACCTTTGGTAAAATCAACAACTGTATCGTAATCAGATGTTATAGTGGCTCCTTCTGTTACACTTGCTGCAACATTTGACAAAAATACCTGTTCAGATATGTTTGCATTTTTATCATAATAGATTTCATCTCTTGCTGTTATCACTGGTAAATCAACTTTTTTCAAAGGAACAGTTACTTTACCAGAGAAAGTTCCATCAATAGGAGATTGACTCACAGACTCACTAAATCCGTAATCTACTGTATTTACGTCTTTTAAATTTGCAGCAGTCCACGTAATTTGATTGTCTTTATAAGTACCCTTATCTGAAATAGAGTTCGCTGTCGCTACTTGTCCAAAGTTTTTGATACTATTATCAAGAACTAAATTTGACGCAACAGTTTGTTCAGGAAGTGTAATTGTTTGATCTGATGCATTGATATAGGTCAATTTTGGAAGTTTTGTTTTCAACTCTTCCGGCAATACACTAACATGGTTATTAGTTATTGCAATATTTGCTACTTCTGGAAATGATTTTAAACTATCTAATTCAGTTATTTCATTTTTACTTGCATAGATTCTTGTAATAAGTGGTAAATCTTCTAATCCTGCTAAAGTTTTTACTTTATTATCATAGATAGTTATGTTGATTGCTAGCGGAAGATTTTTTACTGTTACTTCTGTCATAGAACATTCACTTAAAGCGAGAGCCCCTGCCATTGCTGGTAAATTTTCTAAAGTCATTTTCGTTAATGTGCGTGTTTTTGAGAAATCAATTGTATCTCCAGAGGCATCACTTACACCGCCAGCAACTTTTAAGTCTGGAAGATTCTTTAAAACAACTTCAGTTAATTCTGCGCTATCTTGCGTGTCGCAAAAGACTTTAACTAATTTAGGTTGATCTTGAATATCGATTGTAGTTAAATCGTTACCTCTTAAATTGATACTAGTTACGTTTGGTAAAGTGATATCACCTTTCAAACTAACCGTAGTAATTTTGTTGTCGCTTAAATTGATGCTAGTTACATTACGTAACAAATCAATCCCTGCTAAGTTAGCGATTTCTTTTGAATTAGCTGTTAGTGTCACAACTTTATCCAAATCATCTTGTGTCGCTACTTGTGTAATATCATCCGAGCCAGTCGCTGCTTGTGCGACAACTTTCGCTAAATTAGCATCAGGAAATGCACTTGCATAAGTACTACCTGCTTGAAGAGTTGCTTTAAGTGGCTTAGTATCTGCAGCAAAAGTTGCTAATGGATATGCACTAAATGATTGGAAAAGAATCATTCCTGCTACAATAATTAAACTTAATTTTCTTTTCACGATTTTCCTCCCTCTATTCATGTTGTTAAACTAAGTAATAAGTGAAAGTTAAAATAAAAAAACATGCCTATTTAATTCATTTAAAGGCATATCTCACGAACTCCCTATAGTATTATATATGTAAAAACTTTTCGATTTTTACTAAAAACAGACTTAAAAACAGTTCTTTTCTACTAAGTGCGTCTTTTTTGTGAACGAAATATTTTTACTTTTCTAATAATCATTCTTTTTTAACAAGAATTACAATCGTCCCAAGCGCACGAAAACAGTTGGGCTACAAGGTTTTTGTTAAACCGAGCTGATTTTCGTTACTTTTTTCAGCAATTCCCAATAGATACTAATTTAACTAGTAAAAGAGGAAAAAAAGCCGCATATGAACATCGTGCTTCATACGCGGCTTCCAATTTTTATTTATGAGACATTTTTTTGATATAGCCAAACGTTCCAGCGATTAGTAATAATCCTATTAATAGATAAAGGATATTTTCTTGGTCGCCTGTTTTTGGTAATTTTTTACTTTGTTTTGTTATCTTAACAGGGTCATTAGCTGGTTTTACCGCAGCAGTAATGTTTGTTTTTTCTGTTGCCGGTAAGATATTATCGATTGGATCGTCTTGATGTGCTGGATCTGATGGATCTGATGGATCTGATGGATCTGATGGATCTGATGGTTGAATCGGATTTACCGGGTCTACTGGATCTACCGGAGCTACTGGGTTTTTGGTAAAGCGCGCATATAAAGCTAAATCATTTGCTGGCATTTTGTTTGTAGCAAAATCCCATTTATTCCCGCCTGTTTCGGCATCATACCAACCATCAAATGTATAACCAGCTTTTATCGGTGCTGTCGGTTCTTGTAGTAATCCTAGGTAATCAACTGTTTGTGTTGTTACTGCTTCACCATTAAGTGTGACAGTATATGATTTAACGGTAAAGCGGGCATATAGCGTAACGTCTTTTGCTGGCATTTTATTTGCTGCAAAATCCCATTTACTACCACCTGTTTCCGCATCATACCAGCCATCAAATGTATGGCCTTCTTTTGTTGGTGCTGTTGGCTCCTCGATTAGGGCATCGTAGTCAACCGCTTGTGTCGTTGTGGTATCTTCCACATTAAACGTTGCTGTATAGGCTTTTAAACTGAAGCGAGCATATAATGTCATGTTTTTCGCTGGCATTTTATTGGTCGCAAAATTCCATTTGGTTCCGCCTGTTTCGGCATCATACCAGCCATCAAATGTGTAGCCATCTTTTGTTGGTGCTGTTGGTTCTGTCAGAAGACTGTCGTAATCAACGGCTTGTGTCGTTGTTGTTCCTTCTTTATCAAATGTTGCTGTATAAGCATTTGTACTAAAACGGGCATATAATGTGACGTTTTTCGCTGGCATTTTATTCGCTGCGAAATCCCATTTGTTTCCACCTGTTTCGGCATCATACCAACCAGTAAATGTATAACCGTCTTTTGTCGGTGCTGTCGGTTCTTGGATAAGGCTATCGTAATTGACTGTTTGTGTCGTTGTCGTTCCGTCTTTGTCAAATGTTGCTGTATATGATTTGACTGTGAAACGAGCGTACAATGTGACGTTCTTGGCAGGCATTTTGTTCGTTGCAAAATTCCATTTGGTTCCACCTGTCTCCGCATCGTACCAACCATCAAATGTGTAACCGTCTTTTGTCGGTGCTGCCGGTTCTGTCAGAAGACTATCATAATTAGCTGTTTGTGTCGTTGTTGTTCCTTCTTTGTCAAATGTTGCTGTATACGATTTAACGCTATAACGAGCATATAATGTGATGTTGTTCGCTGGCATTTTGTTCGTCGCGAAATTCCATTTGGTTCCGCCAGTTTGTGCGTCGTACCAACCGTCAAACGTGTAACCATCTTTTGTTGGTTCGGTTGGTTCTGTCAGTGCTTCTTGATAATCGACCGTTTGCGTTGTCGTTGTTCCATCGTTATTAAAAGTCGCAGTGTAATTATTCATCGTAAAACGGGCATATAAAGTTACTGGATTTGCAGGCATCTTATCTTGAGCAAAATCCCACTTTTTACCGCCTGTTTCTGCGTCATACCAACCATCAAATGTATAACCAGCTTTCGTTGGTGTTGTTGGTTCTTCTGCAAGACCATCATAGTCCACTGTTTCTGTCGTTGTTACTCCGCCATTATCAAAGGTCATAGGATATGTTTTAGATGCAAATCGAGCATATAGTGTGATGTTTTTCCCCGGCATTAAATCGTTAGCAAAATCCCATTTTTTGCCGCCTGTTTCGGCATCATACCAACCAATAAATGTATAACCATCTTTTACTGGTTTTGTAGGTTCATTAATTTTATTTTGATAAACAACTGGTTGTGTAGCTGTTCGTTCTTCTGAGATTAATGTAGCTGTGTAGGTTTTAATTGTGAAATATCCGTATAGATGCAAATCGTGTCCTGGCATTGGTAACCCAGTTGGGGTCCAGCGAACTCCTTGCCCATTCGGTTGATCATACCACCCCCAAAAGGCATAACCTTCTACAACTGGTATCGCCGGATTTGTTTTGATCAGCTCACCTGCTTCAAGCTCTTCTGTAATAGTCAAATTCCCCTGAACATCTAAAATGACTTTGTATTTCGTCGCCGTCTCTGCTGCATTTGCATTGTTTCCATTATTTTCTGAAGCCCATATAGCAAATGGGTCTGCGCTTAATTGTAAAAGGATTATTCCTACTGCAATTAGTAAACTAATTTTTCTTTTCATATTGTCCTCCTCATCTAGGTTGCAAAATTAGATATATAATTAATTTTATTTCATTGTTCATAATAAAAAAGCACCTGTATTTTCGTTAAAGGCGTCCAATTATTTATTCACTTTAAGATTATATCTTGAGGGACACTACTAAAGAATACTAAAAACAGACTTCTGCGCATGTTTTTTGTGACAGTTCAGTGACGAAATGAGCCATTTTTAAGCAAATAGTGCAAAACCCGTTGTTTTTGTGTACTATTTCAAGACTTTTTCTATCACTCGTACATTTCACGGCCTGTTTCTATGCTAGTATTTCAATAAATAACTAAAAAAATTTGGCCCCCCGCAAAGAGGACCAAATTTTTATTCTGCTTTTAAATAGCCATCTTCAATTCGAATCACACGGTCGACTAAATCTAACACTCGTTCGTCATGTGTAACCATGATGGCAGCTTTATTTTTCCGTTTTACTTCATCTGCAATCATTTGAACTACTTTATGTCCGCGGTTGGCATCTAAACTAGCTGTGGGTTCATCGGCTAGAATAATATCTGGATCATTCATGAGTGCTCTAGCAATGGCAACGCGTTGTTTTTCGCCACCTGACAAACTCTCCGGATAATTGTTTTGGCGCGCGGTTAAGCCTAATTCTTGAAGCAATTTATCTGCTCTTTCTTTCGCAGCGCTACCTTTTTCACCGGATAATTCCGCAATGACGAGTAGTTGGTCACGAACACTTAGGTAAGGAATTAAGTTGGCACCTTGGAAAATAAAGCCAACTTTGTCGAGTCGCACCTTCGTTAATGCTTTTTCAGACATGTTATTTAATGTCGTTCCACCAATGGCAATTTCGCCTTCTGTTGGAGATAATAAAGCGCCTGCGATTGATAAAAATGTACTTTTCCCAGCGCCAGAAGGTCCGACGATTGCAACGAATTCTCCTTGTGCTACTTCTAAAGAAACATTTTTCAATACTTCGATGACTTGCTCGCCATCTTGATAATTTTTAGAAATATTTTTCATTATTAAAGTCATTAGTTTGCCCTCCCAATTGCTTCTAACGCGTCTACTTTTGCTACACGATAGAGTGATAACATCGATCCGATGACTGCGACAACAAGGAATAAAGCAGAACAGCCGATTGCAAGTACCGGGCTGAGTGTAAATGGCATACTCGCTGGTAAAATTGCTGCGAGACCAAATGTTAAACCATTACCAATTAACAAACTGACAACTGATAGGAAAACAACTTGGGTAACGATACTCCGACCTAAATAGGCTGTTCGTGCACCAACTGCTTTTAAAATCCCAAATTGATTGATTTTTTGAATCGTAATGACGTAAAAGAAAGCAGCTAGAACAAATGCGGCGATGACGAATAAAAAGGCAATCATCATCAGTAGTGATCCTTGTTCTTCTGAGTAGCCAGGGATACCTTGAAGCACTTCTTTACTAGATGAAAGTTTCATAGAACCGAGTGATAGGTTTTTAGCTGTGCTTTCAGAAACATCTAGCGCTACGGCGTTATATTCTCCTTCTGCTGCTTGGTTCGTTTGATGCACTAACTTCCAAGCATCCCAGCCGACGAATATAACCGGTGAATGGCTAAATGTGTTATTTTTGGTGAAGGCGGTAATCGTGAACTCTTCTCCTGTTGCGCTATCTTTGAGTTTGCTTCCTAATTTATAACCAGACTCTTTTAAAGAAATATCGGCTACTACTTCTGTTGTTTTCTGTGGCTCTGTTCCTTCTGAGATGGCCGGTTTCATAAATCCTGTTTTATCTATACCGAAATAAGTAATGTCCGTTTTTTTATCTTTGTCGGGTGGTGTGATCGTGCCCATTTGCACGCCCAGGTTGGTGCTTTCTGATTTTTTCACTTGCTTCGCTACGCTTTCTGTTTCGGATGCAGTTAAATTGGACCTCGTTAAGCGATTATCTGAGTCTTTTTGTAATACATAATAAGTCGCTTTATTGGATGAAATGGCTGCCCCATTATCATTTGCAAGTCCATTCGCAAGTCCCGTTACAAACAAAACGAGCCATGCAATTAATACCATGATTAATCCGATTAAAATATAGCGTAATTTTGAGTGTTTTAATTCTCTTAATGCCAAAAACATTCCGTTCAACTCCTTCTAAGATCTTACCCTTAGTTTAAAGAAGTTTTGTAAACGGAATGTGAATCGGATTTTACAAATTTAGTTTTTTGGTAGTTTAACTGTGAATGTCGTGCCTTTTTCGGGGCTACTTTGCACGGTTATTTCGCCGTGATGGAGTGTAATGATTTTCTGGCAAATGGATAATCCTAGGCCACTCGAGCCTTCTTCCCGGGTGCGGCTCTGGTTGGCTTTATAAAACCGTTCAAAAATCTTGGCCATATCCGACTTACTTATGCCGACTCCGCTATCTTGGACTTCAACAAAAACATTTGTCCCTTCTTCGTATAGGTGAATTTGAATATTCCCGCCCTGTGGTGTGAATTTAATCGCATTAGTTAACAAATTGGACCATACTTGGTAAAGCAATTCGGCATCGCCAGTATAGTTTACATCTGCTAAATCTAAGTTTATCGTTAGTTCTTTCTCGCGCCAGCTCCACTCGGTCATTTGGATCAATTGGCGCCACTGCTTGGCTAAGTGAACTGGTTCTTTTTTCCGTAGCTCTGATTCTTGATCAAGTGAAGCGAGTGTGAGTAGTTGTTTGGTTAAGGAAGATAGACGTGTTGTCTCCTCTGATAACACGGTTAAATATTCGGCTTGTTCTTTTTCGGTTAGTGTTCCAGAACCTAAAAGTCTCGCAAAGCCTTGCATGGATGTGAGCGGAGACTGTAGTTCATGAGAAACATTGGCGACAAATTCTTGGCGTGCAGCTTCAGATTTTTCGAGTTCACTGGCCATTTTAGCAAACGAGTCTGCTAGCTGACCAATCTCATCTTTACGCCGGACTTCGAGTGCCACATCGTAATTACCTTTACGGATTTTTTTCGTTGCATTCGTCAGCTTCACGACCGGATTAACAATATATCTGCCACTAATCAGGACAAATAGGATACTAATGATGGATGTGAAAATAAGTATCATCGCGAAAAATATTCGAAGTTCCCCAAATTGTTGTTCCGGGTCTTGACGTATGAATAGCGCTAGTTGTTTACCATCAGCTTGCACCGGGACACCAATGGTATTTCGCACATCATTATCAAAAAAGCCTGTGATGAAAATACCTGTATCGAACGAGTCAATTCCATGATATGTCTCTCCGTCTAGTACTTGTTTAATTGTCTTATCTGGTAAATCTTTTTTCCGAAAAGCACCACCAAAATAAGTGGATTTTTCCGCGCCATCTGTCAAATATAATTCGTATCCCAGTTCGCCCACATTTTCCAAGTACTCATTTAAAGAAATCGTAGCATTTGACTCGTAAAATTGTTGGACTTCC
The sequence above is drawn from the Listeria monocytogenes genome and encodes:
- a CDS encoding cell wall metabolism sensor histidine kinase WalK, producing the protein MKSLYSRIVVTMLVVILSSSLLGFFFANIYYQIKLKPFNDEKTAKIAKEVQQFYESNATISLNEYLENVGELGYELYLTDGAEKSTYFGGAFRKKDLPDKTIKQVLDGETYHGIDSFDTGIFITGFFDNDVRNTIGVPVQADGKQLALFIRQDPEQQFGELRIFFAMILIFTSIISILFVLISGRYIVNPVVKLTNATKKIRKGNYDVALEVRRKDEIGQLADSFAKMASELEKSEAARQEFVANVSHELQSPLTSMQGFARLLGSGTLTEKEQAEYLTVLSEETTRLSSLTKQLLTLASLDQESELRKKEPVHLAKQWRQLIQMTEWSWREKELTINLDLADVNYTGDAELLYQVWSNLLTNAIKFTPQGGNIQIHLYEEGTNVFVEVQDSGVGISKSDMAKIFERFYKANQSRTREEGSSGLGLSICQKIITLHHGEITVQSSPEKGTTFTVKLPKN